In Oryza sativa Japonica Group chromosome 2, ASM3414082v1, the following are encoded in one genomic region:
- the LOC4330396 gene encoding uncharacterized protein isoform X2 has protein sequence MLEKEKLILVKCRLYEGRVVQGPLKGTEALFKVYPGSRSGASEADLMAVNELRTHAFLQNDASDICENIQFLLGAFETATGEQWLAFRDDGRYSAADYAKLTSERKLKEQSGSISFWNPYDRAYKLELKRYFVLKLLYGAMCGLVHMHNHDRLHQSLGPSSVVLNTVAEKNGRYLVPHLRDLAFSVDIGYSSVGSGALSDGLWRRASAAGASTPLEKRAFGIADDIYGAGLLLAYMSFIPFCEAGTMDGISLQRLLENTFRLDIYAAREYFLADDRLSEAVDFLDLGDGAGWELLQAMLNPDYRKRPIAEAVLNHRFLTGAVLWN, from the exons ATGTTGGAGAAGGAGAAGTTAATATTAG TCAAGTGCAGACTTTATGAGGGAAGAGTGGTTCAAGGTCCACTGAAGGGCACAGAAGCTCTATTTAAG GTATATCCTGGGTCCCGTTCTGGTGCTTCTGAAGCTGACTTGATGGCAGTTAATGAGCTAAGAACTCATGCTTTTCTTCAG AATGATGCTAGTGACATCTGCGAGAACATTCAGTTTCTGTTAGGAGCCTTTGAGACGGCTACTGGAGAGCAG TGGCTTGCCTTCCGTGATGACGGGAGATATAGTGCTGCAGACTATGCAAAATTAACCAGTGAAAGAAAACTGAAGGAGCAATCTGGATCCATATCGTTCTGGAATCCTTACGATCGAGCATACAAATTGGAACTAAAGCGATACTTTGTTCTTAAGCTGCTTTATGGAGCTATGTGTGGCCTTGTTCACATGCATAATCATGATAGACTGCACCAAAGCCTTGGTCCCTCTTCTGTTGTTCTCAA TACTGTAGCAGAGAAAAATGGGCGCTATTTGGTTCCGCATCTCCGTGATTTAGCTTTCTCTGTAGATATTGG GTATTCGTCTGTTGGTTCTGGAGCATTGTCGGATGGACTGTGGCGTCGAGCATCTGCTGCTGGAGCATCAACTCCTCTGGAGAAGCGAGCTTTTGGAATAGCTGACGACAT ATATGGAGCTGGGCTACTTCTTGCATACATGTCATTTATTCCCTTTTGCGAAGCAGGAACTATGGATGGCATTTCATTGCAG AGACTTTTGGAGAATACGTTCCGTCTCGACATTTATGCTGCAAGAGA GTACTTTCTGGCAGATGACCGGTTGTCCGAAGCTGTAGATTTTCTAGACTTGGGTGATGGTGCCGGCTGGGAGTTGTTGCAG GCAATGCTAAATCCGGACTATCGTAAGCGTCCAATTGCTGAAGCTGTACTGAACCATAGGTTTTTGACTGGGGCTGTCTTATGGAACTAA
- the LOC4330399 gene encoding uncharacterized protein, with protein MAKAGGGMIWATAEDLARSRPVVLSLYRQILRALNSPALPLGHAARLAKKAECRAIFIFAAEERSIHNIRDLLDAARHTLGLLHRGRVP; from the coding sequence atgGCGAAGGCCGGTGGGGGGATGATctgggcgacggcggaggaCCTGGCGCGGAGCCGGCCGGTGGTGCTGTCGCTGTACAGGCAGATCCTGCGGGCGCTGAACTCGCCGGCGCTGCCGCTGGGGCACGCGGCGCGGCTGGCGAAGAAGGCGGAGTGCCGCGCCATCTTCATCTTCGCCGCCGAGGAGAGGTCGATCCACAACATCCGCGATCTCCTCGACGCCGCGCGCCACAccctcggcctcctccaccgcggcCGCGTCCCTTGA
- the LOC4330397 gene encoding myb-related protein Zm1 — MGRGRAPCCAKVGLNRGSWTPQEDMRLIAYIQKHGHANWRALPKQAGLLRCGKSCRLRWINYLRPDLKRGNFTADEEDTIIKLHGLLGNKWSKIASCLPGRTDNEIKNVWNTHLKKRVSQREKPGDTKKKGKAADASDDADAHSPSSSASSSTTTAANNNNSGDTAGEQCGTSKEPENVDVSFFEQDIDISDMLVDAPTEAPLVAAPMPPSPCSSSSLTTTTCVGAVSDELLDLPEIDIEPDIWSIIDGYGGDEPGDGDATVPCTASPGEEGAEWWVENLEKELGLWGPMDESLAHPDPPGQVCYPGPLTETEGDPVSTYFQSGPTASPLQEIASPAVLS, encoded by the exons ATGGGGAGGGGACGAGCGCCGTGCTGCGCCAAGGTGGGGCTGAACAGGGGTTCGTGGACGCCGCAGGAGGACATGCGGCTCATCGCCTACATCCAGAAGCACGGCCACGCCAACTGGCGAGCCCTCCCCAAGCAGGCCGGATTGCTGCGGTGCGGCAAGAGCTGCCGCCTCCGGTGGATCAACTACCTGCGCCCCGACCTGAAGCGCGGCAACTtcaccgccgacgaggaggacacCATCATCAAGCTGCACGGCCTACTCGGGAACAA GTGGTCCAAGATCGCGTCGTGCCTGCCCGGGAGGACGGACAACGAGATCAAGAACGTGTGGAACACCCACCTGAAGAAGAGGGTGTCGCAGAGAGAGAAGCCAGGTGACACCAAGAAGAAGGGCAAGGCCGCGGACGCcagcgacgacgccgacgcgcattccccgtcgtcgtcggcgtcctcctcgacgacgacggcggccaatAACAACAACAGCGGCGACACGGCCGGCGAGCAGTGCGGCACGAGCAAGGAGCCCGAGAACGTCGACGTGTCCTTCTTCGAGCAAGACATCGACATCTCGGACATGCTGGTGGACGCGCCCACGGAGGCGCCGCTGGTCGCGGCGCCAATGCCGCCGTCCCCGTGCTCGTCGTCCTccctgacgacgacgacgtgcgtCGGCGCCGTGTCGGACGAGCTGCTCGACCTGCCGGAGATCGACATCGAGCCGGATATATGGAGCATCATCGACGGCTACGGCGGCGATGagcccggcgacggcgatgcaaCAGTGCCATGTACCGCCagcccgggagaggagggagcagagTGGTGGGTAGAGAATTTGGAGAAGGAGCTCGGCCTGTGGGGGCCCATGGACGAGTCCCTGGCCCATCCGGACCCACCCGGACAGGTTTGTTACCCGGGCCCACTCACGGAAACAGAGGGGGACCCAGTCTCCACCTACTTCCAGTCCGGGCCCACCGCCTCTCCGCTCCAGGAGATCGCATCACCCGCCGTTCTCTCATGA
- the LOC4330396 gene encoding uncharacterized protein isoform X1 — MLKAPPTSFLSSLDPGGWRRRPFRRSPPPISAALMTNPAYFEVGRYLGGYGFMNITSYPSSQFGGLPDVAGIQNLGLGYSPEEIERLRAQDVGEGEVNIRLYEGRVVQGPLKGTEALFKVYPGSRSGASEADLMAVNELRTHAFLQNDASDICENIQFLLGAFETATGEQWLAFRDDGRYSAADYAKLTSERKLKEQSGSISFWNPYDRAYKLELKRYFVLKLLYGAMCGLVHMHNHDRLHQSLGPSSVVLNTVAEKNGRYLVPHLRDLAFSVDIGYSSVGSGALSDGLWRRASAAGASTPLEKRAFGIADDIYGAGLLLAYMSFIPFCEAGTMDGISLQRLLENTFRLDIYAAREYFLADDRLSEAVDFLDLGDGAGWELLQAMLNPDYRKRPIAEAVLNHRFLTGAVLWN; from the exons ATGCTGAAAGCTCCTCCCACCAGTTTCCTCTCCTCGCTGGACCCGGGTGGATGGCGCCGGCGACCTTTCCGACGGTCTCCGCCGCCGATTTCGGCGGCTCTGATGACCAATCCCGCTTACTTCGAGGTGGGAAGATACTTGGGTGGCTACGGTTTCATGAACATCACAAG TTATCCATCTTCTCAATTTGGAGGGCTTCCAGATGTTGCTGGTATTCAAAACCTCGGTCTTGGATATTCACCGGAAGAGATTGAGCGATTGAGAGCTCAAGATGTTGGAGAAGGAGAAGTTAATATTAG ACTTTATGAGGGAAGAGTGGTTCAAGGTCCACTGAAGGGCACAGAAGCTCTATTTAAG GTATATCCTGGGTCCCGTTCTGGTGCTTCTGAAGCTGACTTGATGGCAGTTAATGAGCTAAGAACTCATGCTTTTCTTCAG AATGATGCTAGTGACATCTGCGAGAACATTCAGTTTCTGTTAGGAGCCTTTGAGACGGCTACTGGAGAGCAG TGGCTTGCCTTCCGTGATGACGGGAGATATAGTGCTGCAGACTATGCAAAATTAACCAGTGAAAGAAAACTGAAGGAGCAATCTGGATCCATATCGTTCTGGAATCCTTACGATCGAGCATACAAATTGGAACTAAAGCGATACTTTGTTCTTAAGCTGCTTTATGGAGCTATGTGTGGCCTTGTTCACATGCATAATCATGATAGACTGCACCAAAGCCTTGGTCCCTCTTCTGTTGTTCTCAA TACTGTAGCAGAGAAAAATGGGCGCTATTTGGTTCCGCATCTCCGTGATTTAGCTTTCTCTGTAGATATTGG GTATTCGTCTGTTGGTTCTGGAGCATTGTCGGATGGACTGTGGCGTCGAGCATCTGCTGCTGGAGCATCAACTCCTCTGGAGAAGCGAGCTTTTGGAATAGCTGACGACAT ATATGGAGCTGGGCTACTTCTTGCATACATGTCATTTATTCCCTTTTGCGAAGCAGGAACTATGGATGGCATTTCATTGCAG AGACTTTTGGAGAATACGTTCCGTCTCGACATTTATGCTGCAAGAGA GTACTTTCTGGCAGATGACCGGTTGTCCGAAGCTGTAGATTTTCTAGACTTGGGTGATGGTGCCGGCTGGGAGTTGTTGCAG GCAATGCTAAATCCGGACTATCGTAAGCGTCCAATTGCTGAAGCTGTACTGAACCATAGGTTTTTGACTGGGGCTGTCTTATGGAACTAA
- the LOC4330398 gene encoding uncharacterized protein, translating into MHRQLSLSPGPKQQQHDDGGNIGIGSDAAEVMAVPEESSAAKGRSVREERTIHLIPLLTFLCFLLLFLFSHDPSSADMSSFRDGGNGGNRRLRML; encoded by the exons ATGCATCGGCAGCTTAGCCTCTCACCGGGgccgaagcagcagcagcacgacgacggcggcaacaTCGGCATCGGCAGCGACGCGGCGGAGGTGATGGCGGTGCCGGAGGAGTCGTCGGCGGCCAAGGGCCGGTCGGTCAGGGAGGAGAGGACCATCCACCTCATCCCGCTGCTCACCTTCctctgcttcctcctcctcttcctcttctcccacGACCCTTCCTCCGCTG ATATGTCGAGCTTCAGGGACGGAGGGAACGGTGGCAACAGGAGGCTGAGGATGCTGTAA
- the LOC107277561 gene encoding mitogen-activated protein kinase kinase 10, whose translation MAMAKLRERRQLRLSVPASPPPFPHLDHPFAALPSTPPGSPVLAELEMLSVVGRGAGGTVYRARHRRTGAALAVKEMRDDGAALREAGAHLRVAAAAPDHPSVVRLHGVCVGHPVAGNRFVYLVLEYLPEGSLSDVLVRGALPEPAIAGVTRCVLRGLSHLHRLGVAHGDVKPSNLLVGHRGEIKIADFGASRVVTGRDEAHHQSPGTWAYMSPEKLHPEGFGGGGGADFSGDVWSLGVVLLECHAGRFPLVAAGERPDWPALVLAVCFAAAPEVPVAASPEFGGFVRRCLEKDWRRRATVEELLGHPFVAGKPSRCERQNEWRTTFQDKTGQVNTSIYGEE comes from the coding sequence ATGGCAATGGCGAAGCTGCGCGAGCGCCGGCAGCTGCGGCTGTCCgtgccggcgtcgccgccgccattcccGCACCTGGACCACCCCTTCGCCGCCCTGCCGTCCACGCCGCCGGGCTCGCCCGTCCTGGCGGAGCTCGAGATGCTGTCCGTCgtcgggcgcggcgcgggcggcacGGTCTACAGGGCGCGGCACCGGCGCACGGGCGCCGCGCTCGCGGTCAAGGAGatgcgcgacgacggcgcggcgctccGCGAGGCCGGCGCGCACCTCcgcgtggccgccgcggcgcccgacCACCCGTCGGTCGTCCGCCTCCACGGCGTCTGCGTCGGCCACCCCGTCGCCGGGAACCGGTTCGTGTACCTCGTCCTCGAGTACCTCCCGGAGGGCTCCCTGAGCGACGTGCTCGTGCGGGGCGCCCTCCCGGAGCccgccatcgccggcgtcaCGCGGTGCGTGCTCCGTGGCCTGAGCCACCTGcaccgcctcggcgtcgcgcaCGGCGACGTGAAGCCGTCCAACCTCCTCGTCGGCCACCGCGGCGAGATCAAGATCGCCGACTTCGGCGCCAGCCGCGTCGTCACGGGCCGCGACGAAGCCCACCACCAGTCACCCGGCACGTGGGCGTACATGAGCCCCGAGAAGCTCCACCCGGAAGggttcggcggcggtggcggcgccgactTCTCCGGCGACGTGTGGTCCCTGGGAGTCGTGCTGCTCGAATGCCACGCCGGCAGGTTCCCGCTCGTGGCCGCCGGGGAGAGGCCGGACTGGCCGGCGCTCGTCCTGGCCGtgtgcttcgccgccgcgccggaggtGCCCGTCGCGGCGTCGCCGGAGTTCGGCGGCTTCGTGCGGCGGTGCCTGGAGAAggactggaggaggagggccACCGTGGAGGAGCTTCTTGGACACCCCTTCGTCGCGGGAAAGCCGTCTCGTTGCGAGCGCCAAAACGAGTGGCGCACCACCTTCCAGGACAAAACTGGCCAAGTGAACACGAGCATCTACGGAGAAGAATAG